The sequence GACGCTGGACCTGCGCCTGCGGCCGAAGTGGGGCCTGCGCGGGCTGGGCCTGGGCAAGCTCAGCCGGATCGGGCTGTGGTCGCTGGCGATGCTGGGCCTCGGCCAGCTGGGCATGTGGGCCTCCCGCTGGGCGACCGGCGGGGCGGTGCGGATGACCGAGCAGTACCAGGGCCAGCCGGACCTGGCGGCCCGCTATCCGGCGCTGCTCACCATGGAGTGGGCCTATCTCGCCTTCATGATCCCGCAGGGGATCATCGCCGTCACCCTGGTCACCGCGGCCTTCCCGTCGATCTCCCGCTCCGCGGCGGACGACGACCACGCCGGGGCGCTGGCGCGCTACAGCGAGACGAACCGGATGCTGGCGGTGCCGATGGTGCTGTGCACGGCCGTGTTCGTCGCGCTGTCCGGCCCGATCATGTGGGTGATCGGCGGCGGCACCGGGGAGATCGGCGCCCGCGCGAACGGCACCGTGCTGGTGGCGTACATGCTCGGGCTGGTGCCCTTCGCCTCGCTGTACCTCATCAAGCGGGTGTTCTACGCCTATGAGGACGCCCGCACCCCGTTCCTCTCGCAGATCCCGATCGCGGCGATCACTGTGCTCTCGGTGCCGATCATCCTCACCACCGTGGATCCGCAGTACGCGGCGATGGCGGCCGCCGGCGCGACCAGCGTCGGCAACCTCGCCGCCTGGGTGATGGGCATGTGGCAGCTGCGCCGCCTCGCCGCCCGCCACCACACGGTGCCGCCCAGCGTCCTGTCCGGGGCCGTCCTCGCCGCGAAGCTCGGCGGCGCCGCGGTGGTGAGCTGGGCGGTGGGCACCGCTCTGGTGCGGCTGCTGGAGGACCAGTTCTGGAGCCACCGGGCGTACGCGGTGGTGCTCGGGATGCTGGTGGGAGCGGTGATGGTCGTGGTGTTCACGGCGGCGGCCTACCTGCTGAAGGTGCCCGAGGTGAGGCAGCTGGTGCACACCGCGCAGCGCGTGCTGGGCCGGTTCACGCGCCGCGGTCAGGGGGTGACCTCGTAGCATGGGCGAAGCACGTGACGGGCGCACCCCCGCCGGACGAGGAGAAGGACGGTCCGTGAACACGAACCCACAGCCGGACGCATTGCGTTCCCGGTGGACGCTGGCAGGGGAGATCCCCCTCTCCGGAGTCGCCGACGGCGCCGTATGGCGCCGCGCCCGCTCGATCTCCACCGGCGAGGACGTGGTGCTGTTCATCGTGCAGGGGGAGGCCGCGCTCGAAGCGGCCGACGCCGTGCGCCGCGCCTACCTGGTGGAGGATCCGCACCTGCTCCCGGTCCGCGACATCGTCGTGTTCGACGACCCGCGCGAGGACGGCGACAGCGCGCCCGACGCCGAGGTCGACGCCGCCGGCGCGCCGCTCACCGTCGTCGAGTACCCGCTGCCGCCCGCGCCGCCGCTCGCCGCGCTGCTGGCCGAGGGCCCGCTGCACCCCGAGACCGCCCGGGCGATCATCGGCGAGGCGGCGACCGGGTTGGAGACCGCGCGTCGGCGCGGTGTGCGCCACCAGCTGCTGGACTCCAACCGCGTCTTCGTCGACACCCGCTCCGGGGACGTGGTGCTGCTGGGCATCGGGGTGGAGGCCGCCGCCCACCCGGGTCTGGACCGCTCGCGCGAGATCGCCTCCTTCCAGGACACCGTCGCGCTGGTCGCGCTGCTGTACCGGGCCCTGACCGGCCGCAGCCCCCGACCGGACGAGACCGGGCACGTCCCACGGCCCTCCACGCTCGTGGACAGCGAGATCCCGCAGGATCTCGATCTGCTCTGCGACCTGGTGCTCAACGAATCCGCCGAGGACGTCCCCGAGACCACGCGCGGCCTCATCGAGGCGCTCGAGCCGTGGCAGTCCATCCCGGTGACCGTCGAGGCGTACTCCCGCGCCGGCACCGCGGCCCCCATGCCGGTGCCGGGGACGGCGAGCCCGGAGCCGGACGAGGACGAGCTGGAGAGCACCGCGCTCATGACGCCCGTGCCGGACGCCGCACCGAACCCCGCGGAGGAGCCGCCGTCGTCCGAGGAGACCGAGCTGGAGAGCACGGCCCTCATGGCGCCCGTGCCAGATGCCGCACCGAGACCCGCGGCGGAGTCTCCCTCCGAGGACGAAGGTGGGCCGGATGCCGCCGAGCCCGATGCCGCCGCCGACACCGCAGTGGCGGCGGGGGCCGCCGGGGCGGCCGTGGCGGGAGCTGGTGGAGCGGCCGCTCTCAGCGCCGCGCCCGTCGACCCTGCCGCTGCGGATCCCGGATCACGCGCCGATGACAGCGCCGGCGCGCGCGAGGGCGAGCCCTCGGAGGACGCCGCGGCCGCCGCGCAGGACGCCGCCGCCTCGCAGAAGACCTCCCAGGAGGCGAAGGCGCTGGTCGACGATCTCCAGCTCGACCAGAAGCGCGGCACGAGCCCCTTCCCCGGGCACCTGGACATCACGGTCCCGCAGGGCACGCAGCCTGCCCGCCCGAGCGAGGCCGCAGCACCCGCTGCTGGGACGGGCGAGGAGGGCGACGCCGGTGAGCAGGGCGCGTCCTCTCCCGTCGGCCCGGCGGCCGCCGGGGCCGCCGCGACGACTGCGGGAGCAGCCGCCGCGTCGCAGCCCCCGCCCGCCGAGGACGTCCCCGCCCGCACCTCGGGCACCCACTGGCCGCTCGCCCCCACGGCGTCGTCCGGAGGGGCCCCCGCCGGTCACGCACCTGCCGCGACGCCCCCCGCCGCCGCACCCGCCGCACCGGCGACCACCCCGGACTACTCGGCGCCGACACCGCCGAGCCCCGTCGCGCACAGCGCGGGCACGCCGTCGTCCGCCCCCGTACCGGTCTCCGGGCGCACGGAACCCGTGGCCTCGGCGCGGCCGGACGGGCCGATCGTGATCCACGGGCGCGACCGCTCGGTGCTCGAGGAGACGCCGGAGGAGTCCTCCGCCGCACCCGCCTCCCGCAGCTCGCTGCTGCGCGACGTGGTCGGCGTGGCCGTGGACGACGACGCCCCCGGGACGTTCGCGATGGGCCCGCGGGACCGGGAGAAGCGCTCGCTGCAGTCGCAGTGGATCATCATCGGCGGTGCCATCGTGGTAATG comes from Brachybacterium faecium DSM 4810 and encodes:
- a CDS encoding uncharacterized membrane protein, putative virulence factor (PFAM: MviN-like protein~TIGRFAM: integral membrane protein MviN), producing MTTARRVHHVPRHRRRGAPASRSTLLKASMVMAVGSMISRLLGFVRNFLFGAVLGGSMSSAANAFSAANTLPNTIWLLVGGGTLNAILVPAIVRAVKRPDRGSDYISRLMTLVAAVSLAVTAVCLVAVPLLLTLTSGVLPPATYALAVQLGYWMMPQIFFSALYVMCGQLLNAHDSFGPYQWAPVINNLVGIIGAAAFLGLWGTVGDPSMWTMPMIVAMAVINVGGSASQVVFLFWYVKTLDLRLRPKWGLRGLGLGKLSRIGLWSLAMLGLGQLGMWASRWATGGAVRMTEQYQGQPDLAARYPALLTMEWAYLAFMIPQGIIAVTLVTAAFPSISRSAADDDHAGALARYSETNRMLAVPMVLCTAVFVALSGPIMWVIGGGTGEIGARANGTVLVAYMLGLVPFASLYLIKRVFYAYEDARTPFLSQIPIAAITVLSVPIILTTVDPQYAAMAAAGATSVGNLAAWVMGMWQLRRLAARHHTVPPSVLSGAVLAAKLGGAAVVSWAVGTALVRLLEDQFWSHRAYAVVLGMLVGAVMVVVFTAAAYLLKVPEVRQLVHTAQRVLGRFTRRGQGVTS